The following nucleotide sequence is from Drosophila takahashii strain IR98-3 E-12201 chromosome 3L, DtakHiC1v2, whole genome shotgun sequence.
TCGGCGAACTACGGAAATGGAGCTATAAACAGCAGTGTGCATCCGTCGACGGGCGCCACGGCAAAGAAACCGCTGAAGGATGCCCACTCCTTCCTCGGCGAGAACTCCGCGCTGGTTAACCTGGACAATCTGATCAAACCGATTGCGCCACAGACGCAAACGGGCAATCAGCCGGCATACAATCCATTCAGCGATACCGTGATGCCGCCCAAGACGAATCTAttccagcaacagcagccagcCGTAAGTGGAGATTTGAATTGGATTTTAGAGATATAGTTTACCTAatgaatttcttattattttctgCAGGTGCCGTCCATCAATCAGCTGAAACAGCAAGCTCCCTTCTCAGTCAGCATGAACCAGGATCCCTGGGCACCCGTAATGGGTGGCGTTAGTGCGACTTCACAGGTGAGTTGCCAGGATTTTGAGGACTTTAAATGCGTCTGCGGTGTTAGGGAAACTCTACCAACTTGTACTTgtaacttaattattttattgaggTTTTGCTGTCTGATGATTTATCGATATTTCTGTTTACTTTTCGAAACTATCTTATCATTTCACGTGTGCATTTTGTTTCCTATTATTATCGTTTGTCCTTCTGTCATTTCGTATTGAGCAACTTTTGCATGTGAAACCCGATATCCTAGCCCAAACTTCCGCCTCCCGTGCGTCCCACTAGCCTCAATTTGGGCCCCTCGTCCGCGGGTGAATTTCAGCTGTTGAGTGCGTTTAGTAATCCCATCATTCCCTCCGCCAACATCCTCCAGCCACAGCTGAATTCGCAGGTCTACAGCGCAGCGTACCAAAGCAATAGCAGCACCAATATCATTGGCAACGGCGGTAACATGAATAGCAACTTGAATAGTTCCACCAGCAATAGCACCATTTACAGCAGCTATATGCGTCCGAGTCCGGGGATCGATGGCATCCGCAACATGGATATATTCACCGACCGTCCCTACTATAATAGTCCAACAGCACCGGCTGACGAAACCTATATGTACAATGGCAACAGTAATAACAATATCAACAGCAATTATGGTACTCCCAGACTTTACTCAAGCTATGCTGCCAGCTATAGCAGCGCCCTATCCGATTCGCTGGCCGAGACCCCGGGCATTAGTGTAGCGCCCATGGGCTTCGTGGCCGAGCCTGTCATGAGTTTTGGTCCCTCGTCCTCGTCGGCCAACAACTGCAAGCTGGAAGTGAGTGTGCTGCCGCTGAAGCTGTCGCTACTGCCAATTCCACTACTACTTCCTCTGCCAAAAGTTGTCGTTTATTGTTTAGCTTGCGTTTTTCTGtttatattgaatttatttgttatttgatTTAGTTTCCTTTTGTTTGACTTGCAAGTATGAGAATTACGAACTGCCAACTGAAGAGTGCAGCAAAGGAAATAGGtttaaaataactatttaaattacatttccttTGCTGCTCGTCTGAAAACAAGTACGCATCTTAACCCTAAACAGCTCTGCTAAAACCCAGTTGAtccataatattttctaattgtAGCCATCAATGGAGGCTTGGACGCTTAAATAAAACACATACAATATGCAATAAATGCAAATGGGTAAAATGTTTTTCGAATGTGCATGCTCCGCTATCTAACTCGTAGACCTCCCCTCCTAACAAACTAAGAACATTTAACCTTAAAACTAACCCCAGTAGTTGGCTAAAATAGCTCTAAGCTCTGCATGTAGTGCGcttatttatagcaaattaGATTTACCCGCACCCCAGTATCGAACACTAACTAATCCGAACTCGATTTTTgcagcaaaacaacaacatgCCGTGGATCAAACCGGAAGCAGCAACAAATCCGTTTTTGTCGTAAACTGGAGCCGATCAATCAACAGCAATGTAAGCAGGAGCAGCAATGGGATCATCAACTAAGGGAACGTCATCTAATCAAGGCCTGGCTGGTGTATATGGAGCTGTCCAATAGCATTAGCAACAATAGCAGCAGAAGCAACCAATTTTAGCTCTACATAACTGCAGAGAGAGaaatatgaattaattaataaattatgtgTAAGGAAGTATTATTAAACTGTAAAATATGTGATGTACGTGAGAGAGATAGCCAAGATCCAGCGATAGAAAGTGAGGAGCAGTAGAAACAGCAACGACACCCAGCCAAGATGAGTAGAGAAATCAGCCAGTTTTCGCGCAGGAAGCTTACATTCAATCAGAACTTGAGTCTAACACAATTGCAATAACTAAACCTGTAAACCAGCCCCTAAGATAGCATAAGGCATCCCCAACGCCACTCAACTGACTATGAAATTATTCTCCCTACCATTCACACacgaaattttaagtttttaaagctAATGGGTATACTGTGCCCCTTTAAGTTGAGTGGTTGTCTGGGATACCAACTGTCAATCTTCAAGTACTTCCTTAGTTGATCATTTACTACTGTTAATTAAGTTGTATCCTTGTTGAGGCAAAAACCAAGAACGAAAGCGGTTATTGGAAATCCGATCGAGTCCAAACGAGAGATGCGAAAATGAAAACTAAAATTGTTATATAGCTTTAAAGATTGCATCCGAAAAGAaaacatgttaaaaacaatgGTAAACAAATTATGTGTGCttgtaattgtaaattttttacgttcttattttgtgaaatttaTTGTGCGCGCATGTTGCAGAAACCAAATACAATTATTAATGGCTTTTGGCTATCGatttttaaacacatttttacgattttttcGAGTTgacagttgatttgtttgtgcATTCGCTTTTGGTCCACCTTCAAGACACCAATGCATACacgatttaaaatttacaagaaccttaaaaaaaaacacatatacAAAGAACAAGATAACAAgagcaaaaggaaaaaacaaaaatgatggTATACATTTAGGCTAGAATACGTAACGAATTGTATAAGCGTAACTTAATGataacaaaatatacatatacataaaaGAGAAGCCGATTCGGTGTGAATTTATGCTTAAGAGATTTACATGCCTAACTAGCAAGCGTATACACCCCACACAGCTGATAcccttttatatatataaacacaGCCCCAAAAACACATACACTtgcgaaaatgcaaattttaagcatattttcatattattaaaattttattttaactaaaaaaagcGAAGAAAATCCATGTAAAAGTCAGACCACTTTTGATGCTCCCATTGCACAACTAAGCGGGTGGCGACTGAGTGTGCCAATGCCCAGGGGCCTCCACTTGACAGCCAGCGCCAGCATTCAACACTTTGTTGGGGCATCACACTCATGTCGGATACATCGGGCAGAGGCAATCCCAATCCGAAtccccgatcccgatcccagCAGCAACGGCAGCACGATTATGTTAATTTCGGGGGCCGCCAGAGTGCAGCATTAACGGAGCACGCCCACCGCATATGGCAGTGATATTTTGGCCAGCTGGGAttgggatgtggatgtggatgcggattCGGGATGGGGctggatatggatatggattgCTGGATGTGGCTGTTGCGCAAGTGGCCAGCTAGCTGGCAGGCTGGTTTCGGTTTTGATATTTGACATGCGCCAGGGGCCATCAGGAAACTTCgtttaaatgaaatcaaaatgcACAAATACATAATTTACACAAATTTGCCGTCGACCGGCGGTACGAGTTTATCGCCTTGGTTGGGCACGAAGAAAGAGCGGCTCCTCAGATGGGAAATCGCTGGCGAATTGTATAATGCAACGAGTATTCCAGGAGCGATGAGCAACCAGCAGATGCAGGAAGAACTGATTTAAAAAGTGGCACAATATAGTATTCATAAAACGGAAAATCTTGCATAATACAAATCTCTTTTATTGTTCAATTATTACATTTCACTTCATGTTAATAATACGATTATTTTTGCTATCATTTTCCAGGACATTGAAGATCCAGGTAACATAGTTGGCCAATCTGGTGTAGACTCCTGGAAAACGAGGATCAGCACAGCCACGGGCAAAGGATACGATGCCATAGCTACTGCCACGATGAACCAGCGGAGCTCCTGAATCTCCGTAGCAGTGATCCCGTCCAGCATCCGCCGCACACACCATGTCATCCGTAATGGGTCGATCCAATTGCGAATAAAGTCGTTGACAACGTCTCTGATCTATAACCTTCACCAGAGTGCCACGTAGCTTGGGTTCCGAGTCACTGTCATCGGCATCTGGATTACCCCAGCCGGCCACAAACAGAGTTTGGGGAAGGATATTAAGTCCTGGTAGCGGCAGCTTTACCAGCTGAACACTTCCTCCAAGAGTGAAGGGTTTACCAATCTTCAACAAAGCGATATCGTTCTCCAGAGTCTGCAGCTTGAAATCTGGATGAAGGACAATCCTCAGCACCTCCCTTTTCTGACCACCCTCATCAGCAAATGCGGATCCTGCGCGAACGGAGTATCTATCTGGATAGTTAACACAATGGCCTGCTGTGACCAACCACTGGGAAGTAATCAACGCCGAGCTGCAACTGTAGTTCCCATGCACACTAATAGAAGCCAACCAGGGTGACATATGAATGGGCAGCTCCACGCCACCTACGATTCGTTCCTGTGACGATTTAGCCCAGGTTTTATGGCCACAAATGAGCAATAAAACCAACGCCGAAAGTTTCATCATCCgtacaaaaacaaatcgacCGTAAAGATCAAATATTGGTCGATAACTGAAAGTCGAGTTCTTGACCTTTTGGCGCGACCTCCGGTTTAGCAAAGAGTTTAGAATCAAGAATGCTAATGACCTCCAGTTTTGGCATGCGACCTACTGAATATTGATTGGCCTATAATTAATACTCTTCTCTTGGAGGTTTGACTACAAAATGGATTGTCATTCGGTTTTCCTCAAATCGTTTCATAACAAAACTCTTTtgcatattacgtatacgttctaaacatttttgctaatttattcattcgtaAAATTcagaatttattataaaagaagATTTGCAAATTGATGATTATGACAATAAATAGAAATTCtatctaaaatttaaatcaaaaagccGGTTCGCGAAAGGAAATTCTAAGTTTATTTCTAGTATCTtgataaaaatagatttttttgcatatttcattAACTAATTATTGCGCGCGACCATCTTTATCCAGTTAACGTATTGCAAGATATTGCAATAGACTCCAGGATAATTTTCGTTGGCACAACCGACTCCAAACGACGTGATACCATAAAGAACGCCACTGTTGACCAGCGGACCCCCAGAATCTCCCGAGCAAGTGTCTCGGTTCTTTCGCTTGGCACAGATCATTTGCTTGTAGATCTTGATCCCTGCTTTCCTGTAGTCCTTTTGGCATTTACCACGTTTCACTTTGCAGACTACTACGCCCCGCAGATATCGCTGGGCATTCTGGGCATTCGCTGAGGTCAGACCCCATCCGCTGGCCAGATAGCACTTGGGCAATCGCTTGGTTTTCGTCGACGGAAGCTTGGCTTTCTGGCAACACTTGTTGAACTTCAGTGGACTCTTCAGCTTCATCATGCACAGGTCGTTCTTCATGGTGTACTCGCTGTAGCGCGGATGGCACACAATTTTCTGGACGTGACGCAGTTGACCACCTCTTCTCTGCTGTGTGGATCCCGCTCGAACCGTATAGCTTCCAGGATTACCAATTTTACAATGCTGGGCAGTGAGAATCCAGCGGTTGGATAGTATAACGCAGCcacaaatgaaataattattataatgcaGGGAACACTGATACGGTGCTCGGCTGCACTTGATCTTCTTGCCATTCACAATCCTAGTTGGCAGGTAATCCTGTGCCTCCAAGGCATTTATCGCAGGGTTACTGGATATATTGGCTGGCAAAAAGTTCTGATGCTTTTGTCTTGGCCCTTGATAAAGCAGGTAGTGGGTGCCATTATCTATGTAGTAACCGCTCCAGGCAGGACTTTGCAATTGTCCTTCTGCCGCCAGGatacacaaataaaaaactatcCCTATTCTTGTTAAACTACCAATCTTTGCAAAATCCATTTTTATAACCGTTCTGGGCCACGATCGCCTCTCGACTGAAACATCTTAGAACAATAGCTCACCTTTCGACCTCTTGCTTCCCGGTTTCATAATCTGTTTGTATTCCACTGTGTTTGGCCATTTATCTTTGGCCGCGTTGAAGTAGGCCAAGTTAATTAGCTGGACTAAGAAAAAAAACTGCCCGCAGCGCCTCGCAGATTTGACATGCTGTCAAATGGTTGGCATAAGCCACACTCTCAAACTCTAAAGATTCCTAAATCCCAGCCTAATCTTAGATCAAAcacttaaatataattaattgctTTATAATATGGCGAACTttgctgaccaaaattataaagctaaaaattatttaaggtgttaggtaatttattatattacattaccaaaaaataaattccgtTTTTAATTCGTTCCTTAAATt
It contains:
- the LOC108065772 gene encoding trypsin — its product is MKLSALVLLLICGHKTWAKSSQERIVGGVELPIHMSPWLASISVHGNYSCSSALITSQWLVTAGHCVNYPDRYSVRAGSAFADEGGQKREVLRIVLHPDFKLQTLENDIALLKIGKPFTLGGSVQLVKLPLPGLNILPQTLFVAGWGNPDADDSDSEPKLRGTLVKVIDQRRCQRLYSQLDRPITDDMVCAADAGRDHCYGDSGAPLVHRGSSYGIVSFARGCADPRFPGVYTRLANYVTWIFNVLENDSKNNRIINMK
- the LOC108065771 gene encoding trypsin 5G1, which codes for MDFAKIGSLTRIGIVFYLCILAAEGQLQSPAWSGYYIDNGTHYLLYQGPRQKHQNFLPANISSNPAINALEAQDYLPTRIVNGKKIKCSRAPYQCSLHYNNYFICGCVILSNRWILTAQHCKIGNPGSYTVRAGSTQQRRGGQLRHVQKIVCHPRYSEYTMKNDLCMMKLKSPLKFNKCCQKAKLPSTKTKRLPKCYLASGWGLTSANAQNAQRYLRGVVVCKVKRGKCQKDYRKAGIKIYKQMICAKRKNRDTCSGDSGGPLVNSGVLYGITSFGVGCANENYPGVYCNILQYVNWIKMVARNN